From the genome of Grus americana isolate bGruAme1 chromosome 4, bGruAme1.mat, whole genome shotgun sequence:
tcttcacacCTTCTCAGATGCCTAAAAGGGGCGAGCCCAGTTGAATTTACGATGCATCTCTTAATGCTTTCCATTCCTGCTGAGGTAAACGCATGGGGATGTTGGGAGTTCTGCTGCCTGGGACCCAGCAGATCAGCCTGGTGAGCACCTGCACTATGCCGTGGTGACGTACAGAAGGGAAAGCAGGTACAGCAGAAATGAGGCATAAAAATAAGACCCTGTAACCAGCAAACAGAACGTAAGAAAAAGACTGGCTTGTATTTCTCGGCATCCCGCTTGAAAAATAAGGATTGCTCATTGTAAAGCAAGAGTCAGTGCTCACATCATGCTGTTGGTTTCTAAGGTTTGTTTGTTAGCAAACTGCTTGGTACCTGCGCTCCACAGCCCACTCGTTGGGAGAGGCACAGCCAGGGACCCAGCGCGGGAGCTGCCACGACGAAGGGCTTGTCCCGACCTGGAAGAGGCTCCTGCAGTTGCTGGGCCGATACCATTATCTATTTCACTTTTCCTGAGGCAAAATGCGTTGTACGCATTCTAACATGAGCGATCATTTTCAGGAAATAGCGATAATTTAATCGGCCACTGGGTGTCACCCTTAGGctgagaaaaaggcaaaatttaaattcaagagattgtaatttaagaaaatacttttccgTAGGTAAGAAATGAAGCTGTTCCTTCtgtcttccttcccctcactgAGTGAGATCCTGTCATGCACAGAAATCTGCTCAAGGATTCAAAACTGATCTTTGTGTCTTCACTGCCATTCTTAGCCATAAAACCACTTTTCACCTATCCTGTACAATTAAAACTCTGGCCTGGCCGAATACTGACAAAGTCGATACACAATGTTGCTTCCATGTGTGCTTCCAGGCCTGTGAGCTCAGTGAGAGCAGCACCTGAcataatttttataaatatggaCATTAGTATGACAGTATTTCAAGAGTTCAAGCAGATATTCATGTCCTGTAAGTCTTGCAAACTTCTTCCCAAGAAGCAGCTCTatgaacacatttttaaaaagaaatcttcaaCAGCCTATTGCCTTATAAAaaccagtgaaaaaaatatttgctacatttgaccaaaacaaaaaataatcaacacTTTATGTACTCACTGAACAGAAACAGAGtttcagggaagaagaaaatggaaattctgaCAGAGAAGTGATGAgaaacactgtttaaaaaaaaaatctgctttatcaAAGGAACTCAGAATTGCATTTCAAGCAGCTGCGGTGTACAGTACAGTATGTAAATAACTGAAATACTTCTCATGTGCATGAAAGATTTGTGAGGTAGGAAGGACAGAGTATAAAGGGGTATTACAGGGTTAGTATCCTGAAACAATATACATAGCAGACATAGAGAAACTATTCCTTTCACGCCTACCTACAACTTAGGTTAAGGACAGTCTTAAAGGTGAGGGACTCTTCCACGGCCCGGACCCTGTACATTATTTAGGacattgtcctggttctggctaggatagagttaatttcactcggagccaggacaggtgagccaagctggccgggggctattccataccatgtgacgtcatgctcaccataaaagggggccggtcgggcaggggcgggtgcggtgtggctccgggacaggctgagcgtccggtcggtcggtcgtcggatcggtaaattgttctttgttatcacccattgtgaatatctgttatcagcactgttgttgattgtttccctctcccttgctgtcccagtaaactgcccttatcccagccctcgaggctttgccgttgtttttccgttctcctccccagcccgccgggggaggggtgggtgagcggcgcgtggcacccagctgccggctggggctgaaccacgtcagACATGAACCCCAGTTCGCTGATGCATTACATTTACAGAGACCGGAAAGCCTGATCTGAGAAATTTTACTTCCTCTTTTCTCATCTAGTACACAGGACAGAATATGTGCCCATTGAAACATTACCACTACGTGCGAATGCTAATCATAGTCCTTAGACTGGAACGCGTGGCCAGGGGGGACACACAAGTCTTTCAGGGAGGAGGGGCACAGGTTTTCTGGTAGCATTCTCTGTTGCAAAGCGCAGAGGAGCCTTGGAGAGGTAAAGGCTACAAAACTCCTGACCAGCTTCATGTGCACTGGCCTCTGCGACGTACCTGAGAGCTGTATAGCACGCAAGCCTTCAATTATCAACAGATGTAactctggctgcagctggaatAGAGAAGCCACGAAAGCTTGGCCAGGCAGTCTGCCTAAGAGCAGACAGTGATGATACGGAGGAAGTAAGGAAAAACCTGTTAAGTTGGGAAAACCTGCTAAGAAGGAAACGTTGCAGCTCCAGCGGCGCATTCAGGCCGCAGCCCCAGGTTTAACATCACTACTTCTGTGGAAGGCACCTTGCAACCtgctgtggctggctggctggcacACGAGGTTTGGGGTGCCCAATGCCCCTGGCCACCGTGTTGGTTTGCCATGAAGCACAAGTGATTCTCAGGGTAGGGTACAGCTTCTGCAGAGCATTAAGCTCCTCTGTGCCTTTGAACATCTCCCCTCATCATAACTAATCTGCTTTTCAAGCATGCCGCATCCACCACCTCCCACTGAAATACCGAGGCTTCAGCAGCCCTTTGTAAGGTACACAGAGAAAGCTTGGTCCTGGCTTTGGGAAGGGGAAGATCTCAGTTATGTGCTACCACAGAAGTCAGTAGCCAACTTCCCTTCGCCTGAAattaagatgaagaaaatagagatttttagCCCTTCTTTCCAAAGCTCTGCATTGAGAGCCAAGCACCCAGCATCCTACTGCAATACCCAGTTAACCAGAGCTGGTGGGTGCACAGTGACATCTCAGCACCTCTGGGCACCAAGAAGCTTTCCCACCATTTCCTATCCACTGCTTCATCTAGCTACCACCACACATGCCCGGCAGGTGCTCGGTCAGCCGCCTCGGCAAGTGTTAAGGGTCACATCCTCTTACAGGCTTGCTCACCTCACGTGTTGCTCACGGTTGTGATCAGAGGGCTTTGCATTTCCATTAAGCCATAAGTATAGCTACAGAACGACTCATCACCAGTGAAATGACATCAGGAAATTTAATAACAGATACAAAATGAGAGGTTTATTAGATTGTCAAATTAAATCCAAGCACAGCAAATTATTAGATGTCTCCTATCAACAAATACCATTAATCAGTTTGATTTTAGCAGAGAAGTTATTTCCCAATGAAAATTACTCCTTTTTCACCTGCAGGATGACCCTCAGCACCTGCTGATTAAAAGGGCAAGGTAACAGAGTTCAGTGAAAGTCTAGAGACAAAGGGGGATTCACCTCCAAATAGCAAGCTTCTACCTtttagaaaacaggaaaaacaagcaaCTCAGTATAACTTGATATCATAGTAGAAAGCAGCaatattataatattataaaaaataataaattcagatATTAACTATTATTTTGAAGATAACAAATAGTGAATTCTATGAAATCAAGATTTGGTAGGTAGTCTAGGCAAGTGGGAATGTTTAgtacagcaaaggaagaagaatatTAAACAGGGAACAATGGCTCCAACTTTCAGCTCTTACCCAGGAAAGTCTCTGCCTGTGATGAAGGAAAAGACTTCCAGGAAGGGTGAACAGGCTGAAGGTGCAGGGATACTCTACCCTGCACATCTAGTATACCAAtgaacaggaaagaatttaaacaagagttttcttcttcattgtattatttaattaaacCCAAGGAAGCAGATCCCTACCACCCTAACCCCACAACAACCATGTGAGAACCAAGATTAAAAGCATGCCTTGACAGTCCTGATGACATTGAACCCACCACtatttttgttactttcaaATATGGCCTTCAATGGAAAAAGtccaaaataaatgtaacacAAGTCTACGAAAATAAGTGCAATCACTATGAAaaattctctctccttctctttgttGGTGACAGGCAACTGCAGACGACTTCTGCCTACTTTCACAACTAGAATAAGCAATAGCAATTTCTGGATGTATCACAATTACATTTTGCTACAAACTAggaatactgtaaaaaaatacaaaaaattgaTTAACACAATTTAAAGCAAGACAGTCAAGTCAGTTATTCACATACTGACTTATACTACTAGTAGAAGTAACATCACtctgctcttcattttcttcaaaggaTATTGGCAGGTTAATGCTAATAGCTGCCCTCAGGTTAGCCCAGAAAAGGGCACGCTTGCTCCTCTCCTTCGGCCACTCCAGGTAGGTTCGCTTTGCCATGAGAGCCTTCAGCTTGTGATACCTGGCAGGGATAATATACGGAGGAATCGGCTCCAGTAAAATGAGGATTAAGCTGTTGGAATTCTCACTGAACAATTTGTGATGGGCAAAGTACAGCTCATAGTGACACCACTCGCTCTGCACAAAGTTGGGAGACAACACAAAGATCGACTTGTAGCTCTTCTCAATGCACGTAATGATGTTCTCCACGATGCTCTTGCCGGGGATAAAGTTTCTCTCGTGCTGGCACAGCTGTACACAACCCTCACCCTTCTCCAGGTTCGGGATCAGCTCATTCTTCACCCACAACGAATCGCGCTCGCTGTAGGAAATGAACGCGTGAAACTGCAGAACGGTCTCCTGCTCTTCAGGGTTGTTGTGCCAAGCTCTACGCTTCGTCTGCGTCCACTGCCACGTCATGCGCATGTACCACGGCACATCCAGGTAGATGCACAGAAAGGCCACGACAGCCACCAGCACCAGcgtcagcagcagagctgtcacAAGCAAGAGCACCGTGTTGCAAGCCAGTTCACTCAGGTGGAAGTCCTTCAGCTGCGTTCCTCGCAAGTTTTCCGGGTACTCGCACACGTATGCCGCTGGCCAGTCAAACAGCTTCCCCCCAGACTGCCTCTCCAGACGGATAAAGTCTTGCAGTTCACAGGAACACTTGAACGGGTTGTGCCCGGCTTGTAGCTCCCTGACCCTTGGGCAGCTCTGGAAGAAGTCGGCAGATGGGGTGAGGATTGAGTTCATCCCTATGTTCAGGAACTCCAGGGACATAAAGCCACTGCACCCCGGCAGGTCAGCCAGCCTGTTTGATGCCAGGTTCAGCTCTGTCAAGTACTTCAGCTCAGCCATCCCCATGGGGACACTGGTGATCTGATTGTTTTCTAGGTCGAGTTTTTTGATGTTGACTGGCAAGCACTCAAACACAGCGTCCGTCAACTGATTTGAGGACAGGTCCAACTCTGTCAGAGACTCAGCCCACTGGCACTGTACATCAGCTCTATCATGACGCAGCAAGTTGCTGCTAATGTCGAGATATTTCAGTGATTTCATACGGCTGGTCATGAAGCTTACCTTGGGAAGGCTCTCAAATTTATTCCTCTGCAAAATAAGTAATTGCAGATCTGTCAGAGTGCCACAATTCTGAAACAATTCATCCGTCAGGGCATTGtgagaaaaatttaaatactgaaatgagCTTGTTCTGTTGGGGCAAAGCATGTGTGGCATATATGCATCATATATTGTCAAACTGGCAATATTCATCTCTGCAAACTGTCTGTATAGAATCTCCTGGTTGAAATAATAAACCTTATTACGAACGTGCTCCATAGTTAGCACTTTCATGGACCCACCCAAAGAGATTAATTGTTCCACAGAGCTTAATAAAGGTAGAAATTCATATTCAGTCAACTCGCCCAGTGGTCCCCGAAAAGTCAAGTTTCTCACAGTCAAATGTTCCACAGGTGAATACCAAATAAGCAGGAAAATTTGCAAAATGATAGCCCATTGTAAGTCCACGGTGTCAAGCATCAGTGTTGTTGTCTTGATTTTCTTCAGAAGCGTTaaagaaggagagggaaaatctTTGTAGCTCAACGTATATAAtaaattaactatttttaagttttctgcaGTGCTCATTCCATCATACAAGAGGGAAAAACTGAAGTTTTGGGCTGCAAAAATAATGTGGAGGCTCCTTGTATTCAAGGCTGTCAGACTTTGAGGCTCATACAGAGAAAAGTCTTCTAGGGTTAGGAAGACAGTATGCAGCTCCAAATGCATGATATACCTGAAGTCCGACCTTCGTATCATCGTGGCACTTAATCCTAGGTACTCCAAATCAAACATGTTCCTGAATTCCTGACAGATGGGCAGGGCAGTAAACTTATTGAAAGAAAGATCTAAATGTCTAAGATATGCAAGAGTTTGACAGTaaactttcaaaatgttattaTGTGATAAATCTAAGTATTCtaaatcttcattaaaaatgaagacactAAAGTCAAGCTCCGTAATTAGATTATGAGAAAGATTTAATACTTGAAggtcagaaagagaaataaattctgaGATACTAAGTCCAGAGATCCTATTATGTGATAAATCTAGTACATGAGTATGGACTGGAACATTTTTTGGAACATTAGTTAGCAAACTGCTTGAATAATTTgcaataaattcattttccacAGTTGGCTGGATATTATTCCATAGTGTGAATGTAAAGACACAAGCAAAGACATAGATATTTATAAGGGGTCTCATTATGCTTTCCAGGTTTATCTTGGTTTTTTACAGACACACAGAAGCAtatctttgttttttgttcaATATGTCTCAGTGATGAGTCCAGccctgtgaaaagaaaacacatggaATTTGCTGAAATTGTCAAACTgttgaatttgctttttattgctaaaataaaatccaatacaaaatttatgtaataaaatttttatttttacatactCTTGTTCTAAGTTCTTATCAATCCTCCTCACTCCCATTCTTTAATTCCAATTATTGATTTTCTCAGTTAAGTAGAACTTAATTCCTTTATAATGGGAGGAATACAATCAatggtatattaaaaaaaccagagatGTTAAGAAGTACAAATTTCTCAACAatcttgaaaaatacaaaaatggtACAAACAGACAGCAA
Proteins encoded in this window:
- the LOC129206156 gene encoding toll-like receptor 1 isoform X1 encodes the protein MRPLINIYVFACVFTFTLWNNIQPTVENEFIANYSSSLLTNVPKNVPVHTHVLDLSHNRISGLSISEFISLSDLQVLNLSHNLITELDFSVFIFNEDLEYLDLSHNNILKVYCQTLAYLRHLDLSFNKFTALPICQEFRNMFDLEYLGLSATMIRRSDFRYIMHLELHTVFLTLEDFSLYEPQSLTALNTRSLHIIFAAQNFSFSLLYDGMSTAENLKIVNLLYTLSYKDFPSPSLTLLKKIKTTTLMLDTVDLQWAIILQIFLLIWYSPVEHLTVRNLTFRGPLGELTEYEFLPLLSSVEQLISLGGSMKVLTMEHVRNKVYYFNQEILYRQFAEMNIASLTIYDAYMPHMLCPNRTSSFQYLNFSHNALTDELFQNCGTLTDLQLLILQRNKFESLPKVSFMTSRMKSLKYLDISSNLLRHDRADVQCQWAESLTELDLSSNQLTDAVFECLPVNIKKLDLENNQITSVPMGMAELKYLTELNLASNRLADLPGCSGFMSLEFLNIGMNSILTPSADFFQSCPRVRELQAGHNPFKCSCELQDFIRLERQSGGKLFDWPAAYVCEYPENLRGTQLKDFHLSELACNTVLLLVTALLLTLVLVAVVAFLCIYLDVPWYMRMTWQWTQTKRRAWHNNPEEQETVLQFHAFISYSERDSLWVKNELIPNLEKGEGCVQLCQHERNFIPGKSIVENIITCIEKSYKSIFVLSPNFVQSEWCHYELYFAHHKLFSENSNSLILILLEPIPPYIIPARYHKLKALMAKRTYLEWPKERSKRALFWANLRAAISINLPISFEENEEQSDVTSTSSISQYVNN
- the LOC129206156 gene encoding toll-like receptor 1 isoform X2; the encoded protein is MTSRMKSLKYLDISSNLLRHDRADVQCQWAESLTELDLSSNQLTDAVFECLPVNIKKLDLENNQITSVPMGMAELKYLTELNLASNRLADLPGCSGFMSLEFLNIGMNSILTPSADFFQSCPRVRELQAGHNPFKCSCELQDFIRLERQSGGKLFDWPAAYVCEYPENLRGTQLKDFHLSELACNTVLLLVTALLLTLVLVAVVAFLCIYLDVPWYMRMTWQWTQTKRRAWHNNPEEQETVLQFHAFISYSERDSLWVKNELIPNLEKGEGCVQLCQHERNFIPGKSIVENIITCIEKSYKSIFVLSPNFVQSEWCHYELYFAHHKLFSENSNSLILILLEPIPPYIIPARYHKLKALMAKRTYLEWPKERSKRALFWANLRAAISINLPISFEENEEQSDVTSTSSISQYVNN